From one Bacteroidota bacterium genomic stretch:
- a CDS encoding DUF2339 domain-containing protein, protein MEIFLLVIILGLIVIFYFQTKDRLEKIEQKLFDIHNQKSHEAAPQKEIVQKQEKEVAAPINIFETYKNREPDLAVNNAAIVETKEEILEKPQTFVAEINKYITESVKPIEEKIEAEQKPINMFSQVKEEPVKEEEKSWFAGMVENNDLEKFIGENLISKIGIAILVLGIAFFVKYAIDQNWINEIARVGIGILAGGIILGFAHKLRENFKAFSTVLVAGGISTFYFTIGLAFQEYHLFSQTVAFAIMLVITAFSVFISIGYNRQELAILSIIGGFATPFIVSTGSGNYIVLFSYVLILDLGMLVLAFVRKWTLVNIITYVLSLILYIAWLTTKGLPNHPEYFSSAFIFATLFYFVFVAMNIAYNIKHKQYFKSIDFGILLSNTFAYYGIGIALFSAYNPQLKGAFTLGLALSNCLLAWFIVKNSKADKNLLYVLIGLALTFITLAAPIQLKGNYITLFWAAEGALLLWLSQKSGMNIFRVTSAITYVLALLSLIIDWNQQYALQSTLPIIINKGFIAGTFVCVSLWINTILLKKDKELVLDFYGVIYEAAVYLKVSKFLLVALVYIAGLLEVSYQLNTRLSPPEAAYFLTGMYHFLFTSILIFFINKQISHAFANTIKTIGIINLIIYVCYFNSLPFKELEYNFSWEYINDVLTFNKASHLAFAFHYVSLACIFYQAFITYGLFKQDIETKKMSNKILYWSSVIAITFLASSEVILHVVKIKMVRVMPTAKDVTDSAFYVNFDIYNDLIKQTGKVFLPVLWGVLSFLFLWFGIKNQIKHLRIAALYLLGLTLIKLFVYDIREVSEGGKILAFILLGIVLLVISFMYQKIKAIIINDEPKEITNEENL, encoded by the coding sequence ATGGAAATATTCTTATTGGTAATTATACTCGGTCTGATTGTTATTTTTTATTTTCAAACCAAGGACAGGTTAGAAAAAATAGAACAAAAACTTTTTGATATACACAATCAAAAAAGCCATGAAGCAGCACCACAAAAAGAGATAGTACAGAAACAGGAAAAAGAGGTAGCAGCACCAATAAATATATTTGAAACGTATAAAAATAGGGAGCCGGATTTAGCGGTAAACAATGCCGCTATTGTTGAAACCAAAGAAGAAATTTTAGAAAAACCGCAAACGTTTGTAGCAGAAATAAATAAATATATAACCGAAAGTGTTAAGCCGATAGAGGAGAAGATAGAAGCTGAGCAGAAGCCTATTAACATGTTTAGCCAGGTAAAAGAAGAGCCTGTAAAAGAAGAAGAAAAATCGTGGTTTGCGGGCATGGTTGAGAATAACGATTTAGAGAAATTTATTGGAGAAAACCTGATAAGCAAAATAGGTATAGCTATATTGGTTTTAGGCATAGCCTTTTTTGTAAAATATGCTATTGACCAAAACTGGATAAACGAAATAGCGCGTGTTGGCATTGGTATTTTGGCAGGTGGTATTATATTAGGTTTTGCCCATAAACTTCGCGAAAATTTTAAAGCATTCAGTACCGTTTTAGTAGCAGGAGGTATCAGTACATTCTACTTTACCATAGGCTTAGCCTTTCAAGAGTATCATTTATTTAGCCAAACAGTAGCCTTTGCCATTATGCTGGTAATAACAGCTTTTAGCGTATTTATTTCCATAGGTTATAATAGGCAGGAGTTGGCTATACTTTCTATTATAGGAGGTTTTGCCACACCATTTATAGTGAGTACAGGAAGTGGAAACTATATAGTTTTATTCTCTTATGTTTTAATACTCGATTTAGGTATGCTCGTATTGGCTTTTGTACGTAAATGGACATTGGTTAATATAATAACTTACGTATTAAGTTTAATACTATACATAGCATGGTTAACAACCAAAGGCCTGCCTAATCATCCGGAGTATTTTAGCAGTGCATTTATATTTGCTACCTTATTTTACTTTGTATTTGTAGCCATGAATATTGCTTACAATATTAAGCACAAGCAGTATTTTAAAAGCATTGATTTTGGCATTTTATTAAGCAACACTTTTGCTTATTACGGTATAGGCATTGCATTGTTCAGTGCTTACAATCCGCAGCTAAAAGGGGCATTTACTTTGGGTCTTGCTTTGAGTAATTGTTTACTGGCCTGGTTTATTGTTAAAAACAGCAAAGCCGATAAAAATTTATTGTACGTACTAATAGGTTTGGCTTTAACATTTATAACCCTGGCTGCACCAATACAGTTAAAAGGAAATTACATTACCCTGTTCTGGGCAGCTGAAGGAGCTTTGTTATTATGGTTATCGCAAAAATCGGGTATGAATATATTTAGGGTAACCTCGGCTATTACCTATGTTTTAGCCTTGCTTAGTCTGATAATAGACTGGAATCAGCAATATGCATTACAATCAACATTACCTATAATCATTAACAAAGGTTTTATAGCCGGCACATTTGTATGTGTAAGCTTATGGATTAATACCATTTTATTGAAAAAAGACAAAGAGCTGGTTTTAGATTTTTATGGAGTAATTTATGAAGCAGCTGTCTATTTAAAAGTGAGTAAATTCCTTTTAGTTGCTTTGGTTTATATAGCCGGTTTGTTAGAAGTAAGTTACCAGTTAAACACAAGATTAAGCCCTCCTGAAGCGGCCTATTTCCTCACCGGAATGTATCATTTTCTGTTTACAAGCATTCTTATATTCTTCATCAATAAACAAATTTCACATGCGTTTGCCAATACCATTAAAACAATCGGTATCATTAATTTAATTATATATGTATGCTACTTTAATAGCCTTCCGTTTAAAGAGCTCGAATACAATTTTTCATGGGAATATATAAATGATGTTTTAACCTTTAACAAAGCAAGCCATTTGGCTTTTGCCTTCCATTACGTTTCGTTGGCTTGCATATTTTACCAGGCATTTATCACCTATGGATTGTTTAAACAAGACATTGAAACCAAAAAAATGTCAAACAAAATATTGTATTGGAGTTCCGTTATAGCGATAACATTTTTAGCCAGTAGCGAAGTAATTTTACATGTGGTTAAAATAAAAATGGTACGGGTTATGCCTACGGCCAAAGATGTAACCGATAGTGCATTTTACGTTAATTTCGATATTTATAACGACCTGATAAAACAAACCGGTAAAGTATTTTTACCGGTGCTATGGGGCGTTTTGTCATTTTTATTTTTATGGTTTGGTATAAAAAACCAGATAAAACACTTACGTATAGCTGCTTTGTATTTATTAGGATTAACCCTAATAAAATTATTTGTATACGATATTAGAGAAGTTTCAGAAGGTGGAAAAATTTTGGCATTCATATTGTTAGGCATTGTGCTACTTGTTATATCATTCATGTATCAAAAAATTAAAGCAATCATTATTAACGATGAACCCAAAGAAATTACCAATGAAGAAAATTTATAG